The window GCCGACGACACGCGCTACCTCGCCGACAACGGCGCGTTCTACACGAACTGGCTCGAGCGCGCGAGCTTCGCGTACGAGATCAACCGCGGCACCTCGTTCGCCGCGGGAATCCGCAAGATCGTCGGGACGCAGCCGCCGGTCTTCGGGCCGCCCTCGCCGCTCGACGCGACGAACGTCTCGCTCGCGTTCCACCGGCGGCTCGGCGCCGACGAACTCTTCGCCGTTTACGGCGATCCGAACCAGCTCAGCACCCGTCCAGCCGCGATCGTCAAGTACGTCCACTACTTCGGCGCCGAGAAAGGCACCTGACCGCACCGAGACGTAGCGAGCCGCGATGCCTGAGCTGCCCGACGTCGCGGCGTACATCGCGGCGCTCGAACCGCGGATCGTCCAGCAGCCGCTCGAGCGCGTGCGGCTGGCGAACCCGTTTTTGCTGCGCACCGCCGAGCCGCCGATCGCCAGCGCGGAAGGCCGCGCCGTGCGTGAGCTGCGGCGCGTCGGGAAGCGGATCGCGATCGGGCTCGAGGGCGAGCTGTGGCTGGTGATCCATTTGATGATCGCGGGGCGGCTGCACTGGCGTCCGCACGGCGCGACGCTCGCCGGCCGCAACGCGCTCGCGGCGTTCGATTTTCCCGACGGGTCGCTGGTGCTGACCGAGGCCGGCTCGAAACGGCGCGCGTCGTTGCACCTCGTGCGCGGCGAAGCGGAGCTGGCGGCGCTCGATCCGGGCGGGATCGACGTGTTCGCGTGCGACCTCACCGCGTTTCGCGCGGCGCTCACCGCCGAGAACCGCACGCTCAAGCGCGCGCTGACCGATCCGCGCATCCTGAGCGGGATCGGCAACGCCTACTCGGACGAGATCCTGCACGAGGCGCGGCTCTCGCCGGTGGCGCTGACGCACAACCTGAAACCGGAGGAGTGGGAACGGCTTTTCGACGCGACGCGCAAGACGCTTCAGCTCTGGATCGACCGCCTGCGCGACGAAGCGTCCTCCGCATTCCCCGAAAAGGTCACCGCGTTTCGCGACGACATGGCCGTGCACGGCCGCTACGGCAAGCCGTGTCCGCGCTGCGGCGCGCCGATCCAGCGGATTCGCTACGCCGACAACGAGACGAACTATTGCCCCGCGTGCCAGACCGGCGGGAAGCTGCTCGCCGATCGAAGTCTTTCGCGGCTGCTCGGCTCCGACTGGCCGCGCACGCTGGACGAGCTCGAGGCGCTCAAGCGGCGTTAGCTGACAGCCGCTCGACGATCGTCACGTTGGCGAGGCCGCCGCCCTCGCACATCGTCTGCAGGCCGTAGCGGCCGTTGCGGCGGGCGAGCGCGTGCAGCAGCGTCGTCATCAGCTTCGTGCCGGAAGCGCCGAGCGGGTGGCCGAGCGCGATCGCGCCGCCGTGGACGTTGAGCTTCACCGGATCGGCGCCGGTCTCGCGCAGCCACGCCAGCGGGACCGGCGCGAACGCTTCGTTCACTTCGTACAGGTCGATCTGATCGATCGTCATTCCCGCCTTCGCGAGTGCGCGCTGCGTCGCCGGAATCGGCGCTTCCAGCATGATCACCGGATCGTGTCCCAGCACGCTTAGGTGCACGATCCGCGCGAGCGGCTCGATCGCGAGCGCCTTCAGCCCGCGCTCGTTCGCGATGAGGCACGCCGAAGCGCCGTCGCAGATCTGACTGGAACTCGCCGCGGTGACGCGCCCGCCTTCACGCAGCAATTTCACCGACCGTATCGCTTCGAGGCTCGCGTCGAACCGAATCCCTTCGTCGATCGCGTGCACGGCGTTCGAGCCGTCCGCGAGCGTGACCTCGAGCGGGACGATCTCCGCGCTGAAGAGCCCGTCCTCGGTCGCGGCGATCGCCTTGCGATGGCTGTCGAAGCTGTACGCGTCGAGCTCGTCGCGGGAAAGCTCGTACTTACGCGCGATCATCTCGGCGCCATCGAACTGGCTGAACTCCACCCCGGGATACCGCTCGTCCATGTGCGGGCTCTTGTAGACGCCGTAGCCATGCTGGGCGGGAAACGCCGTCGACGCGCTGATCGGAACGCGCGTCATGCTCTCGACGCCGCCGGCGATCACGACGTCCATCGTCCCCGACATCACCGCTTGCGCGGCGAAGTGCAGCGCCTGCTGCGAGGATCCGCACTGCCGGTCCACGGTGGTGCCCGGCACGCTCTCCGGAAGCTTCGAAGCCAGCACGGCGTTGCGCGCGACGTTCATCGCCTGCTGTCCGATCTGCACCACGCAGCCGAGGATCACGTCCTCGACCGCGGCGGGATCCGCGCCGCTGCGCTCGATCAGCGCGTCGAGCACGTGCGCGGCCAGGTCGGCCGGATGCCAGCCGGCGAGCTTCCCGCCCTTGCGGCCGCCGGCGGTCCGCACCGCGCCGGCGATGTAGGCTTCTGCCATGGGCGCTTCTTCGCGCGGCGCTGCAACATTCATCGCGTTTTCGCGGTCACACCGGCCGTGAGCGATGCGATCGTCGTCGAGCGGCTCGTCAAGCGCTACGGCGAGCTCGACGCGGTCGCCGGCATCAGCTTTTCCGTCCCGCGCGGCACGGTCTTCGGGCTGCTCGGCCGCAACGGCGCGGGAAAGACGACGACGCTGGAATGCTGCATCGGGCTCAACCGGCCGACCTCGGGCCGGGTCCGCGTCCTGGGCTTGGATCCGACGGCGCCGCGCGATCTGGCGCGGCTGCGGCCGCGGATCGGCGTTCAGCTGCAGGCGACCTCGCTGCCGGAAAAGGCGAGCGTGCGCGAAGTGCTGGAACTCTACGCCGCGTACTACGGGATCGCACCGCGTTCGGCCGAGATGGCGGCGCGGGTCGGGCTCGACGGCAAGCTCGAGCGCCAGGTCGCGCAGATGTCGGGCGGCGAGCAGCAGCGGCTCGCTCTCGCGCTGGCGCTGCAGCACGATCCCGAGGTGTTGTTTCTCGACGAGCCGACCGCCGGGATGGACGCGTTCGGACGGCGCATCTTGTGGGGTGAGGTCGAGCGGCTGCGCGACGCGGGGAAAACGATCGTGCTGACGACGCACTACATCGAGGAGGCGCAGCGGCTCGCCGGCTGCGTCTGCGTCGTGCAGCGCGGGACGATCGTCGCCGAGGACACGCCGGCCGAGCTGGTCGCGAAGCACGGCGGCGAGGCGACGGTAACGATCGTCGCGGACGGTTTCGAGCCGGACGCCGCGCTGCGCGCGCTCGGCCGCTGGACGAACGGCGCGGAGTGGAAGCTCACCACGCACGGCGAGCCGGGGCTCGCGCTGGCCGCGGTGGTCACGCACGCGAACGCGGCCGGCGCGACGATCCACTCGCTCGACATGCACCGGCCGACGCTCGAGGACGCCTTCATCGCGATCACCGGCGAGAAGATCGGAGAAGCGGGATGACGCTGCTGCGGATGTTCCTCGTGCAGACGAAGATGCACTTCCTGTGGTACTTCCGGCGCGACGGCGAGATGATCTTCTGGACGCTCGCGATGCCGGTCTTCTTTCTGGTGCTGTTCTCGTTCGCGTTCTCGAGCGGGCCGACGTCACGCACGTCGGGATTCCTGGTGCCGGGGATCATCGGCGCGCAAGTGCTGAGCGCGGGGTTCTGGGGCGTCGGCGTGATGCTGGCGACGTTCCGCGAGAAGCACCTGCTCAAGCGCGTCTACCTGACGCCGATGCCCGCCTGGGTGTTCTTCGCCTCGCTGGTCGTCTATCGCATGGTGCTGCTCGCCGCGCAAGCGCTGCTGCTCGTCGCGGCCGGCGCGCTGCTGTTCCACGTGCGGATCGCCGGCAACCCCTTCGAGATTGCCTTTGTGTTGCTGTTGGGGACGGCGACGTTCGTCTCGCTCGGCACGATCGTCGGCGCGCTGGCCCGCACCACGGAGAGTGCGAACAACATCGCCTCGGTCCTCACCGTCCCGCTGGCATTTCTCTCCGACGCGTACGTGCCGATCGACCGCTTCCCGCACGCCGTCGCCTCGACGCTGCGGCTGCTGCCGTCGACGCAGTTCATCGACACTTTCCGCGACGTCTCGATCTACGGCCAGTCGCTCGCGCAGCACGGCGCGTGGCTCGGGATGCTGGTGCTGTGGGCGCTCGCCGGGACGGCGATCAGCGCGCGCACGTTCCGCTGGACGTAGCGCGCGCGGTGGGCGGTTCGGCGGCGGCCATCGTCATCGTCGGCGGCGGCGTGATCGGCGCCAGCGTCGCTTACCATCTCGCCGCGCGCGGCGTGCGCGAGGTCGTCGTGCTCGACCGCGCACCGCGCGCCGGGGAGGGCAGCACGGGCCGCGCGACCGGAGGTTTTCGCGTGCAGTTCGCGAGCGCGGTCGAGGTGCGGCTCTCGCTGCTCGCGCGCGAGAAGCTGCGCCGTTTCACCGCAGAGACGGGCGGCGACTGCGGCTATGTCCCGGCCGGCTACCTCTGGGTTGCGACGAACGAGGACGAGCTCGCCGCGCTGCGCGATGCGCTCGCGGTGCAGCGCGCGAACGGCGTCGCGGACGCGCGCGAAGTGAGCGCCGCCGAAATCGCGGCGCTGAACCCCGCGCTCGCGCGCGACGGGATCGCCGGCGGAACGTACTGCCCGAGCGACGGCTTCATTCGCCCGCTGCAGATCCTCGACGGCTATCGCCGCGCGGCAGAACGTCTCGGCGCGCGCTTCGTCTGGGACGCGGAAGTCACCGCATTCGAGCGCGCGCACGACGGCCGCATCGCGAACGTTCACACCGCGCGCGAGGCGTTCGCGGCCGACCATGTCGTCAACGCGGCCGGCGCGTGGGCCGCGCAGGTTGCGCGGCTCGCCGGCGTCGAGCTGCCCGTGACTCCGCTGCGACGGCAAGTCGCGGTGACGGTGCCGACCAGCGCGCTGCCCGCGACGATGCCGATGACGCTCTTCGCCGGCGACGGCTTCCACCTGCGCGTGCGCGACGGCCGGGTCTTGCTGCTGCTTCCGACCGACGGCGCCACCGACGACCCGTTCGGCGTCAGCGTCGAACCGGAATGGGTCGAAACCGTCGCGCGGCTGGCGCGCGCGCGCGTGCCGCTGCTCGCAGACGTGCCGATCGACCGTGCCGCGTGCTGGGCCGGCTTGTACGAGATGTCGCCGGACGGGCGGGCGATCGTCGGCATCGCGCCCGGCGTGCCGAACTTGTGCTTCGTGAGCGGCTCGTCCGGACACGGCGTCATGCACGCGCCGGCGCTCGGTCAGCTCGTCGCCGAGATCATCGTCGACGGCGCGGCGCGCTCGCTCGACGCCGAGCCGCTGCGCCCGGATCGTTCCTTCGGCGCGGTGCAGCCGGCGCGCGCGCACCGGCTGTAGCATTCATCGTTCGTTCACGTCGGCGCGCTAGGATCGTCCACAGCCGAGCCGGTCGCGCTCGGGGCGATTTTGTCGACCTATCGACCCCGCGCGCCGGCTCGGCTCATCGTTAGGGTTTCGAGCCGCCCGACGTCGAGCCGCCGGAGGTCGTTCCGCCGGTCGTACCGTTGGTCGTCGTGGTGGTGGTCTGCCCGTTCGTCGTCTGCTGCGTGGTCGTGCGCTGGTTCCACGGCTGCCACACGAACAAACCGATCGCAACGACGACGACGACGATCACCGCGATGAGAATCGGCGTCGAGTTGTTGGCGCTGCTTGTCGAGTCGCGTTCTACCATGCAATCGTGTCCTTCCGGGGGTGGCGATGTTGGGCTTGCTTACCCGCAAACGGCTTTTTCGAATCGGCGGCGCTGGCGTAATGCAGGCAGGCAGTCGCTTCGCACGTGCGCGCCGAACGAGCGCGGTATGGAGACGTTCGTCAAGCCGCAGGTCGGCGCCGGAGCGCGAGCGCTCGGCGCACCGTGGTACCGTTCAGCGGAGGTCTTTGCGGCGGAGCGCGAGCGCATCTTCGCGCGCGACTGGATCTGCGTCGGCCGCGCCGAGCAGGCCGAACGCGCCGGCGACTTCTTCCTCGCCGACGTCGCGGGCGAGTCGCTGATCGTCACGCGCGGCGAGGACGGTGAGCTGCGCGCGTTCTACAACGTCTGCCGCCACCGCGGCACGCGCATCTGCACCGAGCGCCGCGGACGGTTCGGCGGCTCGATCCAGTGCCCGTACCACGCCTGGACGTACGCGCTCGACGGCGCGTTGTTGGCAGCGCGCACGATGGCCGACGTGCCGGGGTTCGAGCGCGCGGGCTATCCGCTGCACCAAGCCGCGCTTGCGGCGCTCGACGGCTTCGTCTTCGTCTCGCTCGCCGCCGAGCCCGAGCCGTTCGAGCGCGCGTTCGCGCCGCTGCTCGGGCGGTTCGCGCGCTGGCGGATCGGCGCGCTGCGCACCGCGCGCACGATCGAGTACGAGCTCGCCTGCAACTGGAAGCTCGTGTTTCAAAACTACTCGGAATGCTATCACTGCCCGCTCGTCCACCCGCAGCTCGAGCGGCTCTCCCCGTCCGAGAGCGGCCGCAACGACTTGAGCGAAGGCCCGTTCCTCGGCGGCTACTCCGAGCTGCGCCGCCACGGTACGAGCCTGACCGCCAGCGGCACCACGGCGCGCGCGCCGCTCGGCGAGCTGTGCGGCGCGGATCTGCACCGCGTCTACTATTACACGATCTTTCCGTCGCTGCTGCTCAGCCTGCACCCGGATTACGTGATGGCGCACTACGTCGAGCCGCTCGCGGCGGACCGCACGCGGATCGTCTGCGGGTGGCTGTTCGATCCGCTCGCCGCCGCCTCGCCGGAGTTCGATCCGAGCGACGCGGTCGGCTTTTGGGACGTGACCAATCGCCAAGACTGGCGGATCAACGAGCTGACGCAGCTCGGGATCGGCTCGCGGGCGTACGAGCCCGGGCCGTACGCGAACGCGGAAGGGCTGCTGGCCGCGTTCGACCGCCACTACCTGGCCGTCATGCGCTGAAGCGCCGGGCGAAGCGCGGACGCAAAAAAATCCCGCGAGCTTCGCCGGGGGTTGACCCACCGGCGAGCCCGCGGTCGTGTTGACGAACGCGAGCCCGACACGTTGCTCCGTCCCTCACCACGAGGCCGTACACCCGTCGAACCGATTGTGCAAGGCGCGACTTACGGCGCGCTTACGGAAACCTTATCAACCGCTTACGGCCGGGCGGAAAGGACGTGTGCGGCGCTCACCCCCTGCAAGCCTGTGTGCGGCCACTCACAATGCTCGGCGCTGCAGCTAGCCGTAGAAACATGCTACGCTGCTTAGATCGACCACGTGTAGGCGTTCCACCACGGCGCGGCGACCGGCGCCGGGTCGTAGCCGTGCAGGTCGTCGTTGAAGACCGACGGGCGCCGCTGGCGGTAGAGCGGCAGGTACGGAACGAGATCGTGCACGCGCCGGCCGATCTCGCGGTAGATCGCCGCGCGCCGCCGCGGATCGTCGGTCGCGAGCCCGGCGCGCTCGAGCGCGTCGACGCGGCGGTCGCAGAACCGCGACTCGTTCTCGCCCTTCGGCGCCAGCTCGCCGCACGCGAGGGTGCTGGTCGAGTCGGGATCGTACGGCAGCGTGTTCGCGAACACCGCTAAGTCGAAACGCCCGTTCACGATCGGGCCGTCGAACGCGAAGATGCCCTTGTACGGGTACGGTTTGATCGTCAGCTCGATCCCGACCTCGCGCAGCATCGCCTGCACTTGCACCGCGACCAGCGGTGCCAGGCCGGTCGGCCCGATCACCATCACCAGGCTGAGCCGGGCGCCGTTCTTGGTGCGGATCCCATCCCGTCCGGTGCGCCAGCCGCTGCGCTCGAGCAGCGCGCGCGCCGCTACCGGATCGTGCGGATACGGCGCGTTGTTCGCGAACCCGAGCGAGGTGGGCGGGACGATGTCGCGCGCCGGCAGCGCGGTGCGGTACGTGAGCTTGTCGATCAGCACCGAGTAGTCGATCGCGCGCGCGAGCGCGCGCCGCACGTTCGGATCGCGCAGCGCGGGCCGCGCGTCGTCGAGCATCAGCAGCAGCTCGGAGTTCCAATCGGTCAGCGTCGCGCGAACGCCGGGCAGCGCACGGAGCTCGTCGTAGATCAGCGCGTTCGCGGCGACCGGCATGTCGATCTCGTGCGTGCGCAGCGCCGTCGCGACGGTGTTCATGTCCGGCATGATGGTGAGCTCGATCCGCCGGAGCTTCGGCCGTCCCTTGAAATAGCGGTCGTTCGCGGCGAGGACGATGCGGTGCCCGCGCTCCCAGGCGACGAAGCGGAACGGACCGCTCCCGACCGGCTGCGCGTTGAACGGCGCGTCGTTGATTTCGGGAAGCCCGTCGAGCAGGTGCGCCGGGACGACCGGCTTCGCGCCTTCCTGCAGCGTGGTGAAGAACTGGGTGACGAACGGCGGGTAGCGGCGTTTCAAGTGCACGACGACGGTGCGCGGGTCGGGCGTCTCGATCCGCGCGACCTCTTGATAGCCTTCGCGGTGGAGGACGTTGTTGCGCGGGTTGACGATCGCGCGCCAGGAGAAGGCGACGTCGCGCGAGGTCAGCGCGGCGCCGTCGTGCCAGCGCACGTTCGGCCGCAGATGGTACGTGTACGTCTTGCCGTCGGGCGAGATGCCGCCGTTCGCGAGCGACGGCACCGCGGTCGCCAGATCGCCGATCGGCCGGCCGTGCGCGTCGGCGATCACCAAGTACGAGAAGAGCAGCGAAGAAAGATCGTAGCTCAAGTCCATCGTCGAGAGCAGCGGGTTCAGCGAGTCGGGATCGGCGACGTCGGCGATGCGCAGCACGCCGGGACGCGTCCACGGATGCCGACCGCCCACCGCGGCGTCGTGCGCCGGCGTGCAGGCGCCGAGCGCGAGCAGCGCGCCGAGCGCGAGCGCTGCGCACGTCCGTCTCAACGCGCGACGAGGCCGAAGGTAACCGTGCGCCGCGCGCCGCGCGCCCGAAACGTACCGGCGCTTAGGGCGTAGCGCGCGCCCAGCGGAACGCGCACGTTTCCTTCGAGCGCGCCGTTGCGCAGCAGCACGTCGAAGCGCGCCGGCGCGTCCCAGGTCAGCCACACGACGTCGCGGTCGAACAGGTTGGTGAAGCGCAGCGTTCGCTGCGGTCCGCCGGGATAGAGCGGAACGCTCGTGTCGAGCGCGTCGCCGTCGCGCAGCGACCACGCGCGCAGCGAGAGCCGCGGCGCGATCTCCCAACCGAGCGAGGCCGCGAAACCGCGGTTGACCGCGGTCGGCGCGGTGTCGCCTTCGCTGTACGCCCACAGCTCGGCGTGCAGCCGCCGCCGGTCGGTGTACGCCAGCGCCGCTTCGCCGAGCGACGCGCGCGCTATCCCGTAGCCCGGCGTTCCGAGCGACGAGGAGCCGGCCCCGGCGTGAAACGACCAGCCCTCGCCGAGCGGCGCGTCGAGCGCCAGCGACGGCAGCAGCGAGAGCCCGCCGTACGTGCCGGCTTCCGCCGGATGCTCGTCGCCGTAGGCGAGCGCGAGCGCGGCGGTCACGCGCGCGACGTTCCCGCGCGCCGTGCCGAACACCAGCGCGGCGTCGTGATGCTCGACCGCGGCGTCGCCCAGGACGGCGTGCTCGTCGCGCCAGCGCGCGCGCACCGCGAGCGCGTTCGGCCCGCGCCCGGCCGCGTCGAGCGTGATCCCGGCGACCGCGCCGTCGTCGCGAAGCGCCGCGTCGGCGTCGTCGCTGGTCAGCTGAACGCGCGCCGCCAGATCGGTGCGCTGCGTCGCGGCGCGCAGCTCCGCGCCGGCGCCGGCGTAGTGCGCGCCCGGCGCATCGCCGAGCAGCGCGACGAACCGCGCGCTCACCGGGCCGAACGCCGCCGCCGTCTGCGCGGCGAGCAACCGCCGCAAGCCGTCCGGATCCGCCGACTCCGACGCGAGCAGTGCGCTGGTGCGGCCCAGCATCACCGCGCCGTCGCGGTTCGTCGCGCGCAGCGCGTCTTGGCGGTCGAAGAGCCGCGCGTCGACGACCCCGCCGCCGCCGCGGTCCCCGTACCACACCCCCTGCAGCGGATCGCGCACGTCGAGCGCGCCGAAGCTGTGCGCCGGGAGCAGGCTCGTGGTGTCGCCGCCGTCGCCGCGTCGGTAGAACGAGAGCCCCTCGACGGTGACGACCCCGCGCCCGCGCGCCAGCCAGCGGTCGCTGATCGAGCCGGGAAACGCGACGCGGTAGGGCAGCACCGACCCGACCTCGCCGAGCGAACCGGCCGGGAGTGCCGCCACGTCGGCGGTTGACGGAAGCCGGTCGGCGGCACGGTGGTGGCGCACGATCGCGGCGATCGGCGAGCCGTCGGCCGGGACGGGGACGCGCAGCGGCTCGGCATCCTCGGCCTGCACCAGAACCGCCACCGGCCGGGCCGGCGTAGTGAGGGCGAACGTCCCGTCCGGGGCGCTCCGGTCGCGGGCGAGGACGCCGCCGTTCGCGTCGAGCGCCGCGACGGCGGCTCCCGCCACGACCGTTCCGTCTTGGTCGCGGAGCGCGCCGACCACCAGCTCGTCCGCCCGGGCCGGGAGCCCCAGGGCGCAGACGAGCGCCGCCGCGAGGGCCGCCTTCAGGAAGCCTTCACGAGGATGGTGTACGATGGCTGCTATGAGGGAGATCCTGCGCATGGCGATCGCCGGCGTGCTCGCGCTCGGCGCGTGCGCAGGCGCTGCCGTGGGCGCTGAGCTTCTCCTCGACGACCCGGCGGCACTTGTGACGAGCGCTCCGCCCGCGCTGCTGGGGCCGATCACCGAGACCGGCCGCACCGGCTGGAACTGCGCGCCCGAGCGCGCCGCGACCGCCAAGACGGCGGCCGCCGCCGGCCTGCCGCACGACTGAGATGCGGAAGGCGGCGGTCATGGCGGTCGCGTCGGTGGTGGCGCTCGCGGCCGTAACCTGCAGCGCCGCGGCGCAGAACTACTCGCGCCCCACCGCGCCGCCGCGCACGACCGACGCCGGCGCGCTTGCCGCCCAGGCGCGCGACCGGCTCGTCCACGAGCGCTTCCTGCGCGGCGTCGCCGCCGAGGAGCGCGGCGACTGGAGCGCGGCGGAGAGCGAGTTCCGCAGCGCCGTCGCGCTCGACCCGCCCGAGCCGAAGGGGTCCTCGGCGCGGTACGACTTGGCGCTGGCGGAGACGCACCTCGGCCGGGACGACGCCGCCGTCACGCTGCTGCAGGAGGCACTCCATCGCGATCCGCGTTTCGCGGCGGCGGCCGCGAACCTGGTCGTGATCGAGCTGCGGCGCGGCAACCTTCCCGCCGCGCGCGCCGCCGCCGACCGCTATCTGGCCTTTGCGCCGGACTCGGTGCTGGCGCGCTACGCGCGCGGGCTGGCGGCGCTGAAAGCCGGCGACCTCGCAACGGCGCGGGCCGACTTCCGCGCGCTGATCGGCGCCGACCCCTCGTACGCGGCGGCGCACTACGACCTCGCGCTGGTCGAGCTGCGCGCGGGCCGTGATGACACGGCGCGCATCGAGCTGGACCGCGCGCTCGAGCTCTTTCCGGCGTACGCGCGGGCGCGCTTCGCGCTCGGCACGCTGCTGATGCGCGACGGGCGCCGCGCCGACGCCCGCGTCGCGTTCGACCGCGCGGCGCGCGACGCGGCTGATCCGGCGCTGCGCGCGCTGGCGATCGATCTGCGCGACCGGCTTTAGTGGGTTCGCCGCGCGGCGGCGGCGCGCAAGTCGTTCAGCAGCTCGTCGTCGGCGGCGGTCGAGAGCAGCACCAGCCGGGCCGGGAGCGCGCGCGCGTCGAGCACGTAGGCGAAGGTGCCGTGAAACTTTCCGTCGAGCCGGGGGACGTTGAACGCGTCGAGGACGCGCCGAACCGCGGCGGGATCGCCGCTCGCCCAGCGCCAGCGCGCCGGATCGGCGTTGAACGTGCGCGCCTTGCGTGCCATCACGAAGGGCCGATCGTAGTCGGGCTCGAGCGTCACCGTCAGCAGCCGCGCGTCGACGTGCGCGCGCCGCAGCTTCGCGTCGAGCCGGGCGAAGAGCGCTTCGGCGATCGGGCAGGCGTCGGTGCAGCGCGAGGCGACGAAGATGACCGCGGTCGGCCGTGCCAGCGCCCGCAGGGTGAAGGCCGCGCCGCGCTGGTCGATCAGCGGGACGTCGCGGACGTCGTGCGGGACGCCAGCGATCGCCGGCGCCCCGCACATGATGCGGTCGCCGGCTATCGCCGTCGCCCCGCACATGATCACGAGCGCGACACCCGCTCGGACCACATTCAATGCCATCTTCACGGTACGCGCTCATGCTGCGCGCCCCGTCTGAGCCCGGCGTGAAACGCCGGCCGGCGGCGGCTCAGAGATTCTTCACGAACGGAGCAGCGCGCGCTGGGGGCGAAGCAGGAGCGCGTGCGCATCCTCGTGGTCGAAGATCAGCGCGAGATCGCGGACGCGATTCGTGCGATGCTCG of the Candidatus Eremiobacterota bacterium genome contains:
- a CDS encoding formamidopyrimidine-DNA glycosylase, yielding MPELPDVAAYIAALEPRIVQQPLERVRLANPFLLRTAEPPIASAEGRAVRELRRVGKRIAIGLEGELWLVIHLMIAGRLHWRPHGATLAGRNALAAFDFPDGSLVLTEAGSKRRASLHLVRGEAELAALDPGGIDVFACDLTAFRAALTAENRTLKRALTDPRILSGIGNAYSDEILHEARLSPVALTHNLKPEEWERLFDATRKTLQLWIDRLRDEASSAFPEKVTAFRDDMAVHGRYGKPCPRCGAPIQRIRYADNETNYCPACQTGGKLLADRSLSRLLGSDWPRTLDELEALKRR
- a CDS encoding acetyl-CoA C-acetyltransferase, which encodes MAEAYIAGAVRTAGGRKGGKLAGWHPADLAAHVLDALIERSGADPAAVEDVILGCVVQIGQQAMNVARNAVLASKLPESVPGTTVDRQCGSSQQALHFAAQAVMSGTMDVVIAGGVESMTRVPISASTAFPAQHGYGVYKSPHMDERYPGVEFSQFDGAEMIARKYELSRDELDAYSFDSHRKAIAATEDGLFSAEIVPLEVTLADGSNAVHAIDEGIRFDASLEAIRSVKLLREGGRVTAASSSQICDGASACLIANERGLKALAIEPLARIVHLSVLGHDPVIMLEAPIPATQRALAKAGMTIDQIDLYEVNEAFAPVPLAWLRETGADPVKLNVHGGAIALGHPLGASGTKLMTTLLHALARRNGRYGLQTMCEGGGLANVTIVERLSANAA
- a CDS encoding ABC transporter ATP-binding protein translates to MSDAIVVERLVKRYGELDAVAGISFSVPRGTVFGLLGRNGAGKTTTLECCIGLNRPTSGRVRVLGLDPTAPRDLARLRPRIGVQLQATSLPEKASVREVLELYAAYYGIAPRSAEMAARVGLDGKLERQVAQMSGGEQQRLALALALQHDPEVLFLDEPTAGMDAFGRRILWGEVERLRDAGKTIVLTTHYIEEAQRLAGCVCVVQRGTIVAEDTPAELVAKHGGEATVTIVADGFEPDAALRALGRWTNGAEWKLTTHGEPGLALAAVVTHANAAGATIHSLDMHRPTLEDAFIAITGEKIGEAG
- a CDS encoding ABC transporter permease, which codes for MTLLRMFLVQTKMHFLWYFRRDGEMIFWTLAMPVFFLVLFSFAFSSGPTSRTSGFLVPGIIGAQVLSAGFWGVGVMLATFREKHLLKRVYLTPMPAWVFFASLVVYRMVLLAAQALLLVAAGALLFHVRIAGNPFEIAFVLLLGTATFVSLGTIVGALARTTESANNIASVLTVPLAFLSDAYVPIDRFPHAVASTLRLLPSTQFIDTFRDVSIYGQSLAQHGAWLGMLVLWALAGTAISARTFRWT
- a CDS encoding FAD-binding oxidoreductase, translating into MGARRDGDQRAHVPLDVARAVGGSAAAIVIVGGGVIGASVAYHLAARGVREVVVLDRAPRAGEGSTGRATGGFRVQFASAVEVRLSLLAREKLRRFTAETGGDCGYVPAGYLWVATNEDELAALRDALAVQRANGVADAREVSAAEIAALNPALARDGIAGGTYCPSDGFIRPLQILDGYRRAAERLGARFVWDAEVTAFERAHDGRIANVHTAREAFAADHVVNAAGAWAAQVARLAGVELPVTPLRRQVAVTVPTSALPATMPMTLFAGDGFHLRVRDGRVLLLLPTDGATDDPFGVSVEPEWVETVARLARARVPLLADVPIDRAACWAGLYEMSPDGRAIVGIAPGVPNLCFVSGSSGHGVMHAPALGQLVAEIIVDGAARSLDAEPLRPDRSFGAVQPARAHRL
- a CDS encoding aromatic ring-hydroxylating dioxygenase subunit alpha yields the protein METFVKPQVGAGARALGAPWYRSAEVFAAERERIFARDWICVGRAEQAERAGDFFLADVAGESLIVTRGEDGELRAFYNVCRHRGTRICTERRGRFGGSIQCPYHAWTYALDGALLAARTMADVPGFERAGYPLHQAALAALDGFVFVSLAAEPEPFERAFAPLLGRFARWRIGALRTARTIEYELACNWKLVFQNYSECYHCPLVHPQLERLSPSESGRNDLSEGPFLGGYSELRRHGTSLTASGTTARAPLGELCGADLHRVYYYTIFPSLLLSLHPDYVMAHYVEPLAADRTRIVCGWLFDPLAAASPEFDPSDAVGFWDVTNRQDWRINELTQLGIGSRAYEPGPYANAEGLLAAFDRHYLAVMR
- a CDS encoding peptide ABC transporter substrate-binding protein, with protein sequence MRRTCAALALGALLALGACTPAHDAAVGGRHPWTRPGVLRIADVADPDSLNPLLSTMDLSYDLSSLLFSYLVIADAHGRPIGDLATAVPSLANGGISPDGKTYTYHLRPNVRWHDGAALTSRDVAFSWRAIVNPRNNVLHREGYQEVARIETPDPRTVVVHLKRRYPPFVTQFFTTLQEGAKPVVPAHLLDGLPEINDAPFNAQPVGSGPFRFVAWERGHRIVLAANDRYFKGRPKLRRIELTIMPDMNTVATALRTHEIDMPVAANALIYDELRALPGVRATLTDWNSELLLMLDDARPALRDPNVRRALARAIDYSVLIDKLTYRTALPARDIVPPTSLGFANNAPYPHDPVAARALLERSGWRTGRDGIRTKNGARLSLVMVIGPTGLAPLVAVQVQAMLREVGIELTIKPYPYKGIFAFDGPIVNGRFDLAVFANTLPYDPDSTSTLACGELAPKGENESRFCDRRVDALERAGLATDDPRRRAAIYREIGRRVHDLVPYLPLYRQRRPSVFNDDLHGYDPAPVAAPWWNAYTWSI
- a CDS encoding tetratricopeptide repeat protein; protein product: MAVASVVALAAVTCSAAAQNYSRPTAPPRTTDAGALAAQARDRLVHERFLRGVAAEERGDWSAAESEFRSAVALDPPEPKGSSARYDLALAETHLGRDDAAVTLLQEALHRDPRFAAAAANLVVIELRRGNLPAARAAADRYLAFAPDSVLARYARGLAALKAGDLATARADFRALIGADPSYAAAHYDLALVELRAGRDDTARIELDRALELFPAYARARFALGTLLMRDGRRADARVAFDRAARDAADPALRALAIDLRDRL
- a CDS encoding SCO family protein: MVRAGVALVIMCGATAIAGDRIMCGAPAIAGVPHDVRDVPLIDQRGAAFTLRALARPTAVIFVASRCTDACPIAEALFARLDAKLRRAHVDARLLTVTLEPDYDRPFVMARKARTFNADPARWRWASGDPAAVRRVLDAFNVPRLDGKFHGTFAYVLDARALPARLVLLSTAADDELLNDLRAAAARRTH